The following proteins come from a genomic window of Raphanus sativus cultivar WK10039 unplaced genomic scaffold, ASM80110v3 Scaffold2032, whole genome shotgun sequence:
- the LOC130505130 gene encoding uncharacterized protein At4g06598-like, translating to MAGTKGSESVRSLMYPGKSALLPPKIPFPSVSASYSDYVPCGLMGSSRQGHKVSIEKAHHHHHQRTSSESHLVEELPFWLDDLLNEPETPASRKSGHRRSASDSYAYLDVSNATNLTDFSSRNQVSSIQRGIQESQDASFYADSSFLKQRSRQLVPSGPPLPSWLPSTGASYMSQDATADYAEAQPVTYEADNNTKRAKQQFAQRSRVRKLQYISELERNVQSLQAEGSKVSAELDFLNQRNLILSMENKALKHRLESIAQEKLIKQLEQEVLEREIGRLRALYQQQQQHTRQQSASHKRATSKDLDAQFSSLSLNAKDSNCRRDSLSVMGQFHF from the exons ATGGCTGGAACCAAGGGATCAGAGAGTGTTAGGAGTTTGATGTACCCAGGGAAAAGTGCTTTGCTCCCTCCAAAGATCCCCTTTCCTAGCGTTTCAGCATCCTATTCTGACTACGTTCCCTGTGGTTTGATGGGTTCTTCAAGGCAAGGTCACAAGGTTAGTATTGAGAAAgctcaccaccaccaccaccagcggACTTCCTCTGAGAGCCATTTGGTAGAAGAGCTTCCTTTTTGGCTTGATGATCTTCTCAACGAGCCTGAGACCCCTGCTTCTCGCAAATCTGGTCATAGGCGTTCAGCAAGCGACTCTTATGCTTACCTAGACGTGTCTAATGCTACAAACTTAACTGATTTCAGCTCTAGGAATCAAGTTTCTTCTATTCAAAGAGGAATTCAAGAGTCCCAGGACGCTTCCTTTTACGCTGATAGTAGTTTCCTAAAGCAGAGGAGTCGTCAACTGGTGCCATCTGGGCCTCCTCTTCCTTCTTGGCTACCTTCCACTGGAGCATCGTATATGTCTCAAGATGCAACAGCAGACTATGCAGAAGCTCAGCCTGTCACGTATGAGGCTGACAATAATACAAAACGAGCCAAACA GCAATTTGCACAACGATCACGGGTTCGTAAGCTCCAGTACATATCCGAGCTAGAAAGGAATGTGCAATCATTGCAG GCAGAAGGCTCCAAAGTTTCAGCTGAGCTTGATTTTCTCAATCAGCGGAATCTTATTCTGAGTATGGAAAACAAAGCTCTTAAGCACCGCCTTGAAAGTATAGCTCAGGAGAAACTGATCAAGCAAT TGGAACAAGAGGTGCTGGAAAGGGAGATTGGAAGACTACGAGCTCTGTATCAACAGCAACAACAGCATACTCGTCAACAATCAGCAAGTCACAAACGTGCCACTAGCAAAGATCTGGACGCTCAGTTCTCGAGTCTTTCCCTGAACGCTAAAGATTCCAACTGCAGGCGTGACTCTTTATCTGTGATGGGTCAGTTTCACTTTTAG
- the LOC130505132 gene encoding transcription factor MYB17-like — translation MGRRAAYRGEQGLKKGQWTPEEDKILVKHIEKHGCGRWNTIPKHAGLRRCGKSCRLRWKNYLNPDIKRGPFTFEDEKLILQLQARLGNRWSTIATHLPGRTDNDIKNLWNSRVKKRSLLDLDDPTTEASPTTGVMSQWESATLEPEPRLPGETSADCDNFFDIWNSEIVESFTTTLAPWYESTSCQIPFSRTPSSSSSALVKSSTDSCGSKDVDMASCSSSSCTKDDDDFALQLLLDSPLIGGDDDIDMTFLEEKSDGKTQSPAVGF, via the exons ATGGGACGAAGAGCAGCTTATCGTGGCGAGCAAGGTTTGAAGAAAGGTCAATGGACCCCTGAAGAAGACAAGATTCTCGTCAAGCATATCGAGAAACACGGCTGTGGAAGGTGGAATACAATTCCGAAGCACGCTG ggttACGCCGTTGTGGAAAGAGTTGTAGACTACGATGGAAAAACTATCTAAACCCAGATATAAAACGAGGTCCTTTCACCTTCGAGGATGAGAAACTCATTCTCCAACTCCAAGCCCGTCTCGGCAACAG GTGGTCTACTATAGCAACACATCTTCCAGGGAGAACAGACAACGATATCAAGAACCTATGGAATAGTCGCGTGAAGAAAAGAAGTCTTTTGGATCTTGATGATCCCACTACCGAAGCTTCACCAACAACTGGTGTTATGTCTCAATGGGAAAGTGCTACGCTTGAACCTGAGCCAAGGCTTCCTGGAGAAACAAGTGCGGATTGTGATAACTTCTTTGACATTTGGAACTCTGAGATTGTTGAATCTTTCACAACTACTCTTGCTCCGTGGTACGAATCAACTAGCTGTCAAATCCCTTTCTCTCGGAcaccatcttcttcctcttctgcaCTTGTAAAGAGCTCAACAGATTCGTGTGGTAGTAAAGATGTTGACATGgcctcttgttcttcttcttcatgtacGAAGGATGATGATGACTTTGCTCTTCAACTTCTGCTTGATTCCCCTCTAATTGGTGGCGATGATGATATTGATATGACCTTCTTGGAAGAGAAGAGTGACGGCAAGACACAGTCTCCGGCTGTTGGTTTTTAA